AACATCAGTGCAACACACATAACTTAGTCCACCTAGTACAACTTAATCAAACAACTCCACTTTTGCATTAGGAACCTTtattctgctgctgctgctgctaagTCATAAAGTAGCAACTTATTGGTAATAGCTTATCAGACTTGGGACTATTCGTTCTGATCATCTTCTGGTCGAGGTGGGATGTACGGAGCGGCCATGCTCCAGCTCCCATCGTTCCCATTCTGGACCATGTCCTTGTTCTTCGCCACCCACCACTTCACCGGAAATTTGTACTTGCTATCGTCCAAGGCATCCCAATTCTTGTTCAGCAGCGAAATATCGCGTCGGCCCTTGAGATCAAAGTGGTTACTACTGATCCCTTGGGTCCCAGCGACTAGATGCAGGTACGTCTCCAACTGATGCGCGATTCCCATGGCGCCGGAAAGACTACTGGTGAGGGGCCTCAGGTATGGGGACTTGCGCGAGTCGACCATCAGCTGTTCTCCGACATGGTCATATCCGACTGGAGGCAAGAAGGGAACGATATCAATGGCATTGACCACGCGAAGGCCACGGAGCTTCTCCGATGATGAGAACAACTCCTGGAAGCTCTCGTTCCCGACCTTGGGGCTGGCGAAGGTAAACGCCGTCACCAGGCAGGCTTTCTCAGGGTGGTCGGTGGGCACGTTGTACTTGTTGGTCACGATGTCCAGCGCGTTGAGCGTTGCCAAAGCCGCACCCATGCTGTAGCCGACCACTGTTATGCTGATTGGCTCATCTTTACCGGCGTAGAGATCCACTTGCTTCCGGACCTCCATTAGAACCTGACCAAAGTAGTACAATCTTTAGTTAAGTAAATTCCAGGGTAAATTAGCAAGAGCAATGTTTAGTACGAGTGAATGTCAAACCTGGTCTCTGGCACTATGCTTCACGTACGGATCAAATAAAGCACTTTTCGTGTACAACATGTGCCAGCCACCGTGAATCCGGACATCCTTGTGCTCGTCTTTGGGGAAAATGTCGGTCGCAGGGACCAGATAGTCGATAAGATCAGACATGGCCTCCAAGGGCTCTGTCGTTCCTCTCCAAGCGACCAAGATGTCCCTCCTCCCAAAGTTCGTGGTCACCTCATCGGTGCTCACCGCGACGTACCCGGCCCAAGACCTGTCTGGAACCAGTGGGAGATCGAGCAACTTCGTCGGCATGTAAAAGTACCGGGTCACCTTGTACCTGAACGGGTTATTGACCGTCTCGAGACCCACTTCCTGGAAGAGCATGTCCATGGGGAACCGGGGCAGGCCATAGCCCTTCGACTCCGCCTGGCCGTTGAACCCATCGGAAATGGCTTGGACTCGTTCGCCGTAGTGTATGAGGTACATCCGGAGATCCTCGTCCAGAGGATCCAACATGTCCTTCCAGTAGGTCTCGCCGCTGAGGTCAGTCCATGGCCTTGAGCTGTGGCCTCCCatggtatctctctctctttcactggTAATTTTTGTTCTCTGGATGGAAAGGCTTGTGGAGACGCTATCTTGCTTCCATGCAATTTATAGACTCAACCTTTTCACAGTGCCATGCAATCTTGATGAGTTACGTGATAGAGTTGCTTTTTGCACTATCTAGCACGAGAAAAACTTTCCTGATTGTATATTTGAGGTGAAACTTccacgtttttttttcccttaggcCCACCTATATTAAATAGCGCTACGAACAGAATGGATAAGAGCGACCGTGCATTTCTTTGGGAAAACCGCTAGTCCGACAATTTGACAGTATTGTTTATTACTTCTAATCCCACGATTTTCtaattaatgagtactttatgcaaaatacactATGATGGTGTGTGAATCCGCTATCAGAAATAGCCGACGATCTTGTTAGACCGTCGGagaatcattttcctttctttagtaAGTAAGAATGTTAATTTTTAGTCTTAGAAGGATCTCTTGCTAGCATAGAACGCTAGAATCTCGAAATTGCATGTCCAAGATTGTATGCTTGGAGTTTACATGTCTATGCACGGAAGGATACAAAATGTTCCAATGTTCTTTCCTAGGCGCTATGTACAGAAGGATACAAAATGTTCCAATGTTTTTTCCTAGGCAATGTGTAATGCAATTATTGATGAATGGGAATTGACCATCCACTTTGgcgaaaagtaccaaaaagtcgtaaatctatTGCTTTAGTATTAATTtactcctaaactttttaatttgaccaatttagttttaaacatttttacattgataccaattcggtTCATCGGATCAATTTAAGCTGGAAATTGCTCACGTGGACGCTAACGGTCGCATGTCGCACGGTTGGCGCCGAGcgagatatttttttataattgtatgTGGCacgaccatcctacgtggcacctgTCATCCATTTATGTATGCACTTTTTCAACCACTGAAACTTGTCAAACAAGCAAAATGGGCACCGTTGATGGACCATTCACCCTTGAGAAGTGCTCTACAGCTCATTATAgtgttgtccaaaaagttctatacctattgcacttttgtcaatttagtcataaatcttttaattttttaattgagcCATAAACTTTTTCACAATTTTGCCAATGAAATTCATCCCGCCAATTTTGGCGAGAAATCATCGACGTAAACGCTAGCTATGCCACATTGGCACGGTCGGCGccgaaattgataatttttaaaatatttttatattttttagattatttaataattttttctttcttttgactttttttcttttcttttcttttcttttcttttctttttcttttatcaatgaCCGATGAGGGTCATTGGGCATTTCGGTCTGCTTGGTGAGAGCCGCAACCCTCGCCCACACCGGttgctaagaaaagaaaaaatggaaaaaaatattataaattcattaaaaattttcaagtcaTCAACGAAAGTACCATGCTAATagtttccagccaaaattggctggatagactcaattggaaaaattaaaagttttaggactaaattggtaaaagtgtaatagattcaagattttttttttaagacaatctTATCCATGCACCAAGAATACAAGGCTGGGaataagaaagagagaaagagaaaaagatagtGACAGAAAAATCAGAGCTCTTGGTAACGGTGCTTAGGGTTTTCTTATTACGTAAAATTCTTGTGAAACACATGTGCCTAGAGATGGCCGGTcccgtggaaccgccggttccagttcaggaaccagcggttccgattccacgaaaaggtggaaccggaaccggccgttgaaaataccggttccgattccgattcggaaccagcggttccgggccgattccttccggttcctttttaattttaatttttaaaataataaataataaaataaaattataaattataaattataaattataatcaaattgtacattgtaataaaatgtggggaaaaaagagagagaggaggaatgggcttgaacttaatgaattatcattaagcgcttacatatcttcttggggatagaagaatcaaagtccatgtagttattttacctttgataaccccaacgtacctc
This sequence is a window from Rhodamnia argentea isolate NSW1041297 chromosome 3, ASM2092103v1, whole genome shotgun sequence. Protein-coding genes within it:
- the LOC115756641 gene encoding phospholipase A1-IIgamma-like; translated protein: MGGHSSRPWTDLSGETYWKDMLDPLDEDLRMYLIHYGERVQAISDGFNGQAESKGYGLPRFPMDMLFQEVGLETVNNPFRYKVTRYFYMPTKLLDLPLVPDRSWAGYVAVSTDEVTTNFGRRDILVAWRGTTEPLEAMSDLIDYLVPATDIFPKDEHKDVRIHGGWHMLYTKSALFDPYVKHSARDQVLMEVRKQVDLYAGKDEPISITVVGYSMGAALATLNALDIVTNKYNVPTDHPEKACLVTAFTFASPKVGNESFQELFSSSEKLRGLRVVNAIDIVPFLPPVGYDHVGEQLMVDSRKSPYLRPLTSSLSGAMGIAHQLETYLHLVAGTQGISSNHFDLKGRRDISLLNKNWDALDDSKYKFPVKWWVAKNKDMVQNGNDGSWSMAAPYIPPRPEDDQNE